One genomic window of Erinaceus europaeus chromosome 7, mEriEur2.1, whole genome shotgun sequence includes the following:
- the PFDN5 gene encoding prefoldin subunit 5 isoform X1, whose product MAQSVNITELSLPQLEMLKNQLDQEVEFLSTSIAQLKVVQTKYVEAKDCLSVLNKSNEGKELLVPLTSSMYVPGKLHDVEHVLIDVGTGYYVEKTADDAKDFFKRKIDFLTKQMEKIQPALQEKHAMKQAVMEMMSQKIQQLTALGPNQATAKA is encoded by the exons ATGGCGCAGTCGGTTAATATCACGGAGCTGAGTCTGCCGCAGCTAGAAATGCTCAAGAACCAGCTGGACCAG GAAGTGGAGTTCCTGTCCACGTCCATTGCCCAGCTCAAGGTGGTGCAGACCAAGTATGTGGAGGCCAAGGACTGTCTGAGCGTGCTGAACAAGAGCAACGAGG GGAAAGAATTACTCGTCCCACTGACGAGTTCT ATGTATGTTCCTGGGAAACTACATGATGTGGAACACGTGCTCATTGATGTAGGAACTGGCTACTATGTGGAAAAG ACAGCTGATGACGCCAAGGATTTCTTCAAAAGAAAGATAGACTTTCTTACCAAGCAAATGGAAAAAATCCAACCAGCTCTACAGGAGAAACATGCCATGAAACAGG ctgtCATGGAGATGATGAGCCAGAAGATTCAGCAGCTCACAGCCCTGGGGCCAAATCAGGCCACAGCAAAGGCCTGA
- the PFDN5 gene encoding prefoldin subunit 5 isoform X2: protein MAQSVNITELSLPQLEMLKNQLDQEVEFLSTSIAQLKVVQTKYVEAKDCLSVLNKSNEGKELLVPLTSSMYVPGKLHDVEHVLIDVGTGYYVEKTADDAKDFFKRKIDFLTKQMEKIQPALQEKHAMKQAPDLGLSLPPPPPQLSWR from the exons ATGGCGCAGTCGGTTAATATCACGGAGCTGAGTCTGCCGCAGCTAGAAATGCTCAAGAACCAGCTGGACCAG GAAGTGGAGTTCCTGTCCACGTCCATTGCCCAGCTCAAGGTGGTGCAGACCAAGTATGTGGAGGCCAAGGACTGTCTGAGCGTGCTGAACAAGAGCAACGAGG GGAAAGAATTACTCGTCCCACTGACGAGTTCT ATGTATGTTCCTGGGAAACTACATGATGTGGAACACGTGCTCATTGATGTAGGAACTGGCTACTATGTGGAAAAG ACAGCTGATGACGCCAAGGATTTCTTCAAAAGAAAGATAGACTTTCTTACCAAGCAAATGGAAAAAATCCAACCAGCTCTACAGGAGAAACATGCCATGAAACAGG CTCCTGACCTGggtctctcactcccccccccccccccacagctgtCATGGAGATGA